AGATTGTCGCCCAGCATCAGCGATTTATCGGTGACGACATTGTCGAGAATGAAAGGATAGAAGCTCGCCTCATATTTCGATGCAAGTTCGGGATAGATCGGGTTGAACTTGTTTGCATAGTCGCTGCCGAGGTTCGGCGCCGCCATCATGCCGGTGAGCAGGACCGGAATCTTGCGCTTCTGAAGCTCGGCGAGCATCGCGTCGAGATTGGCGCGCGTCTGGTCGGGACCGATGCCCCGCAGCATGTCGTTGCCGCCGAGCCCGAGCACGACGAGCGCGGGCTTCGCCTTCGCATGGTCGAGCACATAGGTCAGGCGCTGGCGCCCGGCAGCGGTCGTATCGCCCGAAACGCCGGCATTCTGGACACGCGCGACGACGCCATCGTCGGCGAGCGCGGCCTGCAATTGCGGCGCAAGGCCTTCCTTTGGACCAAGCTGGTAGCCCGCGTATAGCGAGTCACCAAAGGCGATGACCAGCGGCGCGTTGGCGGGGATAGCGGGCGCCGCTTTTGCCGCAACCTTGTCATTGGTCGAAGCCGACGGGTTTTCCGCCGATCCGCACGCGGCGAGCGGTTGGCAAAGCACGATCGCGCAACCATATAAAGCGTAAGAGCGCCATCCGGCCGTTCTCATTTCAAAGGGTCCCTTCTTGACCGACG
This genomic interval from Sphingopyxis chilensis contains the following:
- a CDS encoding arylesterase, which codes for MRTAGWRSYALYGCAIVLCQPLAACGSAENPSASTNDKVAAKAAPAIPANAPLVIAFGDSLYAGYQLGPKEGLAPQLQAALADDGVVARVQNAGVSGDTTAAGRQRLTYVLDHAKAKPALVVLGLGGNDMLRGIGPDQTRANLDAMLAELQKRKIPVLLTGMMAAPNLGSDYANKFNPIYPELASKYEASFYPFILDNVVTDKSLMLGDNLHPNAKGVKVVAEGLAPLVEQALPNAG